A single genomic interval of Brevibacillus brevis harbors:
- a CDS encoding DUF3995 domain-containing protein — MMHVFPISSAIFLVIVSLLHFYWAFGGKWGTDSVIPTTADDSRRTFSPGIGGTIIVACLLACAAYMLLAQSGYLSPVIAPALIQWGCIVCAAVFVLRAVGDFNYIGYFKKVKNTKFARQDTALFTPLCLWLGISFLLALF, encoded by the coding sequence ATGATGCATGTTTTCCCCATCTCATCTGCTATCTTCTTAGTCATCGTGTCCTTGCTGCATTTTTATTGGGCCTTTGGAGGAAAATGGGGGACCGATTCTGTCATTCCCACAACCGCTGATGATTCACGTCGGACTTTTTCCCCTGGGATAGGCGGAACGATCATCGTTGCCTGCTTGCTCGCATGTGCCGCTTACATGTTGCTCGCCCAGAGCGGTTATCTCTCTCCCGTAATAGCCCCTGCTCTAATTCAATGGGGATGCATTGTCTGTGCCGCTGTATTTGTCCTGCGGGCTGTAGGAGACTTCAACTACATTGGCTATTTTAAAAAAGTAAAAAATACGAAGTTTGCCCGGCAAGATACGGCATTGTTCACTCCTCTATGTTTGTGGTTAGGGATATCCTTTCTGCTTGCATTGTTTTAA
- a CDS encoding TetR/AcrR family transcriptional regulator, whose product MQYVREDWIRAGLDMLAEAGIDAVRVEPLARKLKISKGSFYHHFPDRQALLDSMIDYWEEHATERIIRAPHSDNMSLEQLLSGVFSSERKIEAAIYNWAKQHPALSKRLVEIEQRRIGFVASLYEKKGLAPTDAKARAQLAYLLYIGWLVRRELEVPFDMSAPLHHFMTWI is encoded by the coding sequence ATGCAATATGTACGTGAAGATTGGATTCGGGCAGGGCTCGATATGTTGGCTGAAGCGGGCATTGACGCTGTCCGTGTGGAGCCTCTCGCCAGAAAACTGAAGATCAGCAAGGGGAGCTTTTATCATCACTTTCCAGATCGTCAAGCGCTACTGGACTCCATGATCGATTATTGGGAGGAACATGCGACCGAACGGATCATTCGAGCGCCACACTCGGACAACATGTCGTTGGAACAGTTGTTGTCGGGCGTCTTTAGCAGCGAGCGAAAAATCGAAGCCGCTATCTACAACTGGGCGAAACAGCATCCTGCCCTTTCCAAGCGTCTCGTGGAAATCGAGCAGCGCAGGATCGGCTTCGTTGCCTCTTTGTATGAGAAAAAAGGGCTGGCTCCCACTGATGCAAAGGCACGCGCTCAGCTCGCATACCTCCTCTATATTGGTTGGCTCGTGCGCAGGGAGCTGGAAGTGCCTTTTGATATGTCCGCACCGTTGCATCATTTTATGACTTGGATTTGA